A genomic window from Nicotiana sylvestris chromosome 11, ASM39365v2, whole genome shotgun sequence includes:
- the LOC104225558 gene encoding uncharacterized protein — MSFMKGDLLSRTRKLVKGFAKAEPVWLKAMEQAPPATFPRAEKKLKPVSLPEDVYIKKFFQKHPESKHEDAIKISGFDPPPARIFGGRVLDLKEQGVSEEEAMAVADMEYRAERKAKKKAYSRLKQIARLQGKKPPPNPYPSAIKEIQAEERKFVHDRFYNRDILKVVEKLKEERQAELQDRRGGGGW; from the exons ATGTCGTTCATGAAAGGTGATTTGCTGAGTAGAACGAGAAAGCTTGTCAAAGGCTTCGCCAAGGCCGAGCCTGTCTGGCTCAAGGCTATGGAACA GGCTCCACCGGCAACATTCCCTCGTGCCGAAAAGAAACTGAAACCCGTCAGTTTACCAGAGGATGTCTATATCAAGAAGTTCTTCCAGAAGCATCCAGAATCTAAACACGAGGATGCTATTAA GATTTCCGGATTTGATCCTCCTCCAGCCCGTATATTTGGGGGGCGAGTGCTCGATTTAAAGGAGCAGGGGGTCAGTGAAGAGGAAGCAATGGCTGTTGCTGAT ATGGAGTATCGAGCAGagagaaaagcaaaaaagaaagCATATTCTCGACTTAAGCAGATTGCACGACTTCAAGGGAAGAAACCACCTCCTAATCCATATCCAAGTGCTATCAAGGAGATACAAGCTGAAGAAAGAAAGTTTGTGCACGATCGTTTCTATAACCGAGATATTCTTAAAGTTGTGGAGAAACTGAAAGAGGAGAGGCAAGCGGAGTTGCAAGATAGAAGAGGTGGAGGTGGCTGGTAA